One window from the genome of Amycolatopsis sp. NBC_01480 encodes:
- a CDS encoding type II secretion system F family protein yields the protein MIPAIVFGAGTGLGLWALLVWAIPPRPALGARLARATTPPAEPIVATQDTSWATTLGRPFVPGLRALGLPGAKTERDLLVLGRGTDPHVAAKAILALAGLLAPGLLQLLLVLDGLSLGLEVPLVAAVVLAALGFLTPDLEVRAKAARRRAEFRTALSAFLDLVWITLAGGAGVEAALTDAAEIGHGPAFTQLRRALSAAQLTRTAAWATLRRLGEELGISELAELAASVSLAGTEGARVRASLAAKAQALRTHQVTDAEAEAQAATERMALPVTLLFLGFLGFIAYPAVVQVLNGL from the coding sequence ATGATTCCCGCGATCGTGTTCGGCGCCGGAACCGGGCTCGGGTTGTGGGCGTTGCTGGTGTGGGCGATCCCGCCCCGGCCCGCGCTCGGTGCCCGCCTCGCCCGCGCCACCACGCCACCGGCCGAGCCGATCGTGGCCACCCAGGACACCAGCTGGGCCACCACCCTCGGGCGCCCGTTCGTGCCCGGCCTGCGCGCCCTCGGGCTACCGGGCGCGAAGACCGAGCGGGACCTGCTCGTCCTCGGACGCGGCACCGACCCTCACGTGGCGGCCAAGGCGATCCTCGCCCTGGCCGGCCTGCTCGCACCTGGGCTGCTGCAGCTGCTGCTCGTCCTGGACGGCCTGTCGCTCGGGCTCGAGGTGCCGCTCGTCGCCGCGGTGGTGCTGGCCGCACTCGGGTTCCTCACCCCGGACCTGGAAGTCCGGGCGAAGGCGGCCCGGCGGCGCGCGGAGTTCCGCACCGCGCTTTCGGCGTTCCTCGACCTGGTGTGGATCACCCTCGCCGGCGGCGCCGGAGTCGAAGCCGCGCTGACCGACGCCGCCGAGATCGGCCATGGCCCCGCGTTCACCCAGCTGCGGCGCGCACTGTCCGCGGCGCAGCTGACCCGCACCGCTGCTTGGGCCACCCTCCGCCGGCTCGGCGAGGAACTCGGCATCAGCGAACTCGCCGAACTCGCGGCCTCAGTGTCGCTGGCCGGCACCGAAGGCGCCCGCGTCCGCGCCTCCCTCGCCGCGAAAGCCCAAGCCTTGCGCACCCACCAGGTCACCGACGCCGAAGCCGAAGCCCAAGCTGCCACCGAACGTATGGCGCTGCCCGTCACGTTGCTGTTTCTCGGTTTCCTCGGCTTCATCGCCTATCCGGCGGTGGTTCAAGTCCTTAATGGACTCTAG
- a CDS encoding TadE/TadG family type IV pilus assembly protein, which translates to MPAPSIRSRAHVLAERVRRALRGDRGEATVELVLATPLLLLALLAIIQFAVWSHATHVAQAAASQALAAARTQDGTTSAGRAAGRLLLDDLAAGPLRDPDLTVSRGAAAVSVSVRGEAATVLPGVHLHVHAEASGAVERFLPDTTPAP; encoded by the coding sequence ATGCCGGCTCCCTCCATCCGATCCCGCGCGCACGTTCTGGCCGAGCGTGTCCGGCGGGCGCTGCGGGGCGACCGGGGCGAGGCCACGGTCGAGCTGGTCCTCGCCACCCCGTTGCTGCTGCTGGCGTTGCTGGCGATCATCCAGTTCGCGGTGTGGTCCCACGCCACCCATGTCGCCCAGGCCGCCGCGTCCCAGGCCCTGGCCGCGGCCCGCACCCAGGATGGCACCACCAGTGCGGGGCGGGCTGCCGGCCGGCTGTTGCTCGATGACCTCGCCGCCGGGCCGTTGCGCGACCCGGACCTCACAGTGTCCCGCGGCGCGGCTGCGGTGTCGGTGAGTGTCCGTGGCGAGGCCGCGACGGTCCTGCCCGGCGTGCACCTGCACGTGCACGCCGAAGCCTCCGGCGCAGTCGAACGTTTCCTGCCCGACACCACACCCGCGCCTTGA
- a CDS encoding TadE/TadG family type IV pilus assembly protein, which translates to MTGRAPNVTAGWLRRWWADERGSVTAEAVLVTPLLVMLLVFLAVVVHRGVDARLRLDDAAHQAARAATLQRSTPAATAAARDTAEAALAQAGLVCRGVTTTMSGTLTPATAVTVRVRCTVDVGQALLLGVPGGKTLESSASEVVDTYRSSHQVAGA; encoded by the coding sequence ATGACCGGGCGCGCGCCGAACGTCACCGCGGGGTGGCTGCGGCGATGGTGGGCGGATGAGCGCGGCTCGGTGACCGCCGAGGCCGTGCTGGTGACCCCGCTACTGGTCATGCTGCTGGTGTTCCTGGCCGTGGTGGTGCACCGGGGCGTCGATGCCCGGTTGCGCCTGGACGACGCCGCCCACCAGGCCGCCCGTGCCGCCACCCTGCAACGCAGCACCCCGGCCGCCACCGCGGCCGCCCGGGACACAGCCGAAGCGGCGCTGGCCCAGGCCGGGCTGGTGTGCCGGGGTGTCACCACCACGATGTCCGGCACGCTCACCCCCGCCACGGCGGTGACCGTGCGGGTGCGGTGCACCGTCGATGTCGGCCAAGCCCTGCTGCTGGGCGTGCCCGGCGGGAAAACGTTGGAATCGAGCGCCAGCGAAGTCGTCGACACCTACCGGTCATCACACCAGGTTGCGGGTGCCTGA